CTCAACTCAGCAGGTTCGTTCTTGGAAGAAACCTGAAGCTGTCAGGTTAAAATGCAATGTTGATGCCGTCATTTTCAACGATCATCAAAGCTTCGGGTTGGGTGTGGTGCTACGAGATGAGCATGGGAGTTTCATATCAGTAAAAACGAGTGCACATACAGGCATTCTAGAACCCATAGTAGTCGAGGCATGAGGTCTCCTTCAAGCAATTAGTTGGGCAACAGAAATGAATCTTTAAAATGCCACGTTTGAATTGGATTGCAAGACAGTAATAGATGACATTTTAAACTTCTCTAATGGTGTATCAGATTTTCATGTCATTTTAGGAAAATGTAGAGAAGCTTTAAGattagttacaaattaattCTATGGTGAGTTTTGTGGGAGACAAGCCAAATCATATTGCTCACACCTTGGCTAGGGCAACAAGATTGAATGCTAGCTCCAAAGTTCTCAATCATATTCCTTATTGTATTCAAACTGTTATCTTGAATGAAATGagttaattttgtgtttttaaaaaaatgataaatagtcatttttatttctaaatgtgTAGAATGCTTATAaatttgtttccaaaagataaaaattcaaattttaatctccaaaagtgaaaaaaaaaatacgacaaatTCATTCATCCATTAACTTTCGTCTGTTACCGTTAATAAAAGAGTCTACTTGGCATAAAGAAACGAAAATGTCACAAAAATCATTGCCCAACATAGTTGCTGAGTAGATTGGACCAAAATATCAGTAAGTTTTCATTAAACCAAAATGTCAAAccccaaattttatttcatttaagggtaaaatataacttaatattCATCTTcactctccttttttttatcattataagtataaaattataataaacattaaaaaaataagaaagcaagtaataagttaaaacaaacataataataagtataatattaattaataaacataatctATCTGTTGttctaaaatttctaaaatgacAATACCTTACCCAAAATATGAGACTTAAACAAAAATACACAatcattaagttaattttttaaaaaaatgagactcAACTTGATTTTATTACTACCTAATACTgtcacaatagaaattttagaacAACAGATAGATTAtacttattaatcaatattatatttattattatgtttgttctaacttatgtttgattttctatttttttaattatttattgtaatgttatgcttgcaacgataaaaaaaaaagaaaaaaaattatattatattttatccttaaatgaaatgaaatttgggGTCTAACAAATTAGTCCAATGGAAACCCATTGACATTTTGGTCAAATCTATTCAACAACCATGTTGGCAATCATTTGTGTGACATTTATGTCCCTTTGTATCACGTAAGCTCTTTCATTAACGATAATAAATGAAAGTTAATGGATGAATAAAtttgttctatttttcttttacttttgaagactaaaatttgaattttttttttgggaaagaATTAGTTAATACTTTATACATTTAAAgacgaaaatgactatttatcctaaaaaaacTACTATTATGTTTAGGATATTGTTTATATGTTATACTGATCATTTCAACCATCACACACCAATAAAAATTGGTCCAATTGGAAACAAACTCATGATTCTCATAAGAACGTGGGTTTGCTTTTGCTTCTAATGAGAAAACCTTGTtagtaatttataaatacataGGTAAGGGTTCATTGAGTCTTGTAAGACATGCCCTAATCCTAATAACTCTTTGAGACTTAACTCACatgattatttttcataaaaaaaatagtcatcgCACTAGtttatcataatatatatatattttttaaattactccctgtagtcctttttataaaaaataaataaatatattgttttggTTCTAATTATAAGAAACTTTAACTCACTATAAGATGTATAAATTGCTAAATTTCTTTCATACCCTTAATTTGTTGTGCAAGATGTTTATTCATTTTCCATGCAAGTGAATACATTTATTGACCTATTACCAATATAAGTACATTAATTGGTGGGAAAAACATCACagtatcattaaatattatcacttttttctatgagtatttttgaaataagatttaaatttatgatattattaattaaattaattaacttacctattcttataaattttgatgaaatagttatttgtttcttatgtaaaataacaaaaggaataaCATGCAgtgatatttaaaaatacacAATAATATCACTAACCCAATCAATAGTATAATAAAAGTATGATATTTAGTTAAGAagatagttttattttatttcatacttGATTACAAGcattttaagatttaataaGAGATTAATAGTTGAATacataatatatgaaaaaataaataaacaatcaaaattaaatatctgGTTTCAGcttaaataatgtatatttaacCACCAAGCACATGGATCAAGCAGGTTGTTTCAGCTTAATTAGAAGTGTTGGATTTAAGTTTTAGATATGAAGTTATGTAAATACTTGGAAGAAGAAGTATGCCACCAATAAAGATTCAGATTGCTCCTCTGATCCAAGTAACATatctaaaagtttttttttttttttttaatcaagagCGAAAGAGAACAAATTGATCTAGTTGAAAAAACCCCGTTTTCTATGACCCAAGTGTAACATAACccctcaatttatttttttatttgttgcaaAATTAAAGACCTTTTAATTGGAATGTATCAATCTACAAAAGTctttcatcaattttttatagAACTTCGTAATCAATTCTAAGATTCATGCAGCCATATGAAAGAAAATTGAGCACACAAATTTTAACATTGTTTGCAAAGGgagttttaatatttataacttttaaacattattgtaacaattaaaaattctcattttgttCATTACATGAATAAGGAAAACGTTTAGGTCcataattttgtgataattaagtgtcattatattaaaattattagcaTCATTATTTCTAAATTGACAGAGAATCAAATTGaaccaataaataaattattcttttaaaaatataaagaaccaAATTTACAGGTTGCAGTGCTTTAACAATGCTTTTTCATAAAAGAAACaattctaaatttctaattCTTTGTCTGGGATCTCTTAGTCACTTGTTACCATTCTCCATGACCATGACTAAAATATAAATGCCTgtgaaatattttctttgtataaaggaagaattatatgaataatatatttttagaaactaATTTAATTGCAGTATTTCCAATCTTAAGAAAAACAGTTGTCTTATAGTAACTTTGAAAAGTTTTATGATCACCACCTTAAAATATTATAgtgatctttaattaattaacagtaTAAAATTTGACAATACATTGATATTAAACTCTTCAaagaatgtttttttgtttacggAATTAAAAGAATGTAGTTGTTTTGTTATCGTGTGATgcaatatatttcaattttatacaTCCACCAGattgtgttttttaattcttccaaataataaaattaaaaagctgAAAATAATCCACAACGTCATAAGAACGACAAAGTTGTTCAAATCGACTAGtctactaaaaaaatcaaataaatcctATTTTATTGATAGACATAATGACATTACTAGGATGTTTTTTTAATTGGCATAAAGATCTGCCAACAAAAAATCTGAACCCCACCCCCTCTCCCTCATTCCTGTACTACATATGGTAAGATAAGAGAAAAGTAAAAACTACTAAAGAAAAACCAAACTGAATTTCATACATCTGTTAATATTAACGAAGATACAATGACAACATACgccagaaaaaagaaaactgcAATCTGTATGAAAAACTTGGGATTTTCCCTCATGTTGGGTGATGTCACCGCCCTGAAAAGCAGAAAATGAACTATGTTACAAAATCGCTTGAAAATTCAAAAGGGGGTAAAAATGAAAGCATGCAAGCagaagaggaggaagagaaAGTCCATGACAGTTATTCAACTGATATTGTAACTTTCGCTTTGTTACCTAGCAATTCGTTGAGAGAATCGATGAAAAGGTAAACTTTGTATGAACACAATGCCTGGTCCTGTTAGAACGGCTGTGACAGCATTGTCACCCTGCAATTTCGAGATAGTAATCACATATACCACATTCTAGAGAAAATTATGGGTGTTGGAAGATGCATGTTAGGAGAAAGCTATGCACGAAGATCAAGGGTTGCATGGTGGTCCCCATATGGAAAATGCTAGTACAGTGTATGATAAAAGGGGGCTATAGCCtgtatcatcattattattatagcATATAATTTGCCAACTACCGAGGATCTAGTTGATCCATGTGGATTAGAATTTTTATAGACGGGTTGGATTCATTGTGTGGCCAAGGAAGGGCATAAAAAAGGGTAGTATAGTGCTACAAAGCTCCTAGAATGCTCGGAGTCCAAGGAAGGGTTGGATCCATTGTGTTTCCtataaaaaaacttcgtaccccattgcccagagactcttcgctatgcgaaggtatgggggagggatattgtgtTTCCTATATGGTAACAAATTATGATTATGAAAAAGTTACTCCCTTGATTTTCTCTAAAGTGAGCAGGTGTAACTACACCCCAATCTAGAAGCTGTGAATCCATGGTTGGTTTAGAAATGTAAACAGTAAACTCTCAATTTTTGTCAGCTAACATGCTCAAATGATTAAGGAGGCTTGCAGGGAGAAAGAGATAGGAAGAGGTCATGGTTTCGAATCCTCCCACTAACAAACACTAGCAATTAGCATTTGTCGGGAAAAAAAATGCTCAAATGATTATTACTAAGTTTACTACTGAAGTTGTCAGCAGGTAAAGTCTTTAGCAATGAGCGTAGAAGACTTGAAAATTGGAAGCAAATCCTGCCATTATCaggggagaagggagacaccaAACATGAATACTTCATGAGCCATCACAACCAAAAAAATACCAAAGAAAAATCTTCAAGATAACAGAGTGTTGATTGggaacataaaattataataaaaaggcTTGAGACACAGAAGCTACTTACCCCAAACATTGTCCTTCTTGCAGGaccattatattttatttggataTTGACTGCACTTGTCACAGCAACAATGGAAGAAACATCAACAGCTAGAACTTCACCGATCTCAAGATTTTTCTGTACAACTAACAATAAACAGAATCCAATAGAGCACCCCAGTGAGAAATAACAAAGGAATATGgtggaaaagaaaatagaaaatactcGCAAGATCTTAATCAAGTTGACATAAAATGAATTCAGGAGGTATAAgttgaaatggaaaaaaaaaactttattagcATGTATCAATCTAGAAGAAAAGAATACCAGATCCCCCAGCTAATATGAATGCAAGCCCTTGGCCAGATAGCTTTTGCCTCAAGAATCCCTACAAAAAGAACATGGTCTTAGACAAATGATATGGAGATATGCATGACAAGGAGATCTGCGGATCTGGTTTGAGAAAACATTGcaaaaaatgttttctcaagCTAAAGGAACCCCTAACTTCCCAAGTTAGTAACAAAGACAATACTAATAATGGGAAACATCCCAATTATCTCACCTCAGCACTAGCAACAGCATTCCGTCCCCTTTGATCAACTATGTTGCTAACCTTCACATCATTGACAGAGCAAAGAAAAGCATCTGGctacaaaaaattcaaaacgaggttattttgtattttctgtttcagatataaaagaaaattgaagaaaacagTAAACCTATAGaaatctatttttaatatttaaaatcaaatcaaacaacaaTTGCAAACAAATTAGTTATACCTGACACAAAATCTCTCCATTGAACATTGCCAAATCAATCTGTATTTGAATAAGTAACAGACACATAACCAAATATGAAGAGAAATTCAGTCAGATGGATACAAATATGTGTTTCAGATGATGAATTTTGAGAATTAAAACAAGAGTAACAATgaattatttaactaatttgGAGAGGCATGTCAGTACAAACCGGAAGAATTCTTGCAAAATAAGGTGCAGCAATTCCAACAAATCCATCACTTGGTCCAGAATTGCGAAGTACAATGCTAGTTATAGTTTTGCCAAATAACCACTGCCATATGCCTACTTCATTTTCTGGAAGGTAGGCATTTTCCATTTCAACGGATCCAGACATAAAGCACATAGAACCTACAATTAAATAGCACAGAGAttccattaaaatattgataggTGTGATTAACAAATACCAACTTGTACAAGTTATGTATGCATAGACACAGATGTGGGTGAATTTATTGGTATCAATATACATCAAAAGATATCACAATGAGGACTactaggaaaagaaaataaattatcagcACAGCTCCACTCCAACTAAAATTTACTTCCAGGTAACTCATACCTTATGATACTTCCCCATTTAAGAATTAGGGAGAGATAAAAAAGTCACAAACATGCTTTTCGGCAACCAACAGGTCATAAATCAATTTAAGAACTAGGGactcattatccatttttctataCACCTTTCGACCTTACAAAATTGTGCGGGTCTCACTCGTGATTTTGTAGTTTTCAGCACTTACTCATTATTTATTCTCTTTATATCAGGTACTTCTCAAACTATTTTAGAGAAATGCTAACAACATACTCTCTTCTATCAACTGGAATTTAttggaaataacaaaaaatttgggTTTCATGCCTTATTTAATGACCACTGGGGTGGGGATAAATATAGGAAGCCTTATCCCCACAATCAAAGAGGTTGTTTCCAGGATTTGAATCCATGACCTCCAAGTCAAAAGGCAGCAACCTTACTGTTACGCCAAGGCTCACCCTCCATGGCAATGTTCATTAttatctataaaatatttttggatcAGTTTCATATTCAAGCATGCACttgatatttaaaattcaaaatgacagcacaaaattttcatttgaaactttgtgaagaaAGATCATCAAGGAAAAAATTCAAGAACCATGAATTAAAAAGTGCACAACAACTTACCAGGCTTTGCGATGATTTTTTCTTGTGGCTTCAACATTATCTGTGTCGCAAGAACCAAATGAAGAATGATATTACTGTCATAGAgacaatataaaagaaaaagttacaaaaaattgacattttaaACTTAAGATGATCACACATACCTGAACCACTTGAGCTTCACCCCCTAAAATCTGAAAAGGTATAATTGCATCTTGCGGACTCTAAACAGCATAACATGAAAAAATCACCGAAAGATTATAAGGATAATAGGTATAATGTTAGGCATTTCCTTTTATGATAGAAATACTACTCCATAATAAGTTGAGGGGCATTGAAACACCCTTGATAGTTGATAAATAATGCTTACAAGCAAAGATATGAACAAACACACTGAGaaactttcctttttcttaaatttgtgtGTTAGGATATCTAGTCAGCTTTTTCCATTTTCTAGCATCTGCCATGCAGGCTTTTTGTGAGGTTAACTTCTCCTTACCTCTTATCCagttacccccccccccctcccatCAAGATTCACAGCTATCTTACCGAGAACAGTATGCGTGAATCATGATAATAAAAGCATAccaaattatcaattttaacatttcTTAAAACTGCaccaaacattaaaaaaaaaaagttttttattacACAATATCACTTTGCACATTCCAGAGGAGATATGTAAGTTTCATGAAGGCATGGGACAAAGGAGCAAATTATCATGATCCTGAACTCAAGTAAATTTTGTCAATCATACAATGAAGCCATCCTGTCAAATCATTGAAATCAACAAAACAGCAACTTCAATTGCAAAAACTTagcaatatttaaaagaaacacaaattgATCTTCTGGAGTACTTCAATTTCACAAATTACAATCCTAGCTGAGAAGCCATCGATGCATCTAACATATTCTAGAATCAAGATTAACAGAAAGCAATTGATTGGAGCCAAGACAAGctcaaaaaaggaagaaaaagaaattgctGTTAAGGGTGAGAATTGATGCAAGTACCTGATAAACATAAGGCTGAAAGGGCGTTGAGAAAAACGGTGCAGCCATGGCTGGGGCACAGGGATTACTTTTACGTTACTGACAGCCTATCTGGAGCCATATACATGAAGAAATTAATTGAGTTATTATTGAagaatttatttgatttctatCATGTAATAAATTCTCATGTCTAGATGTTACAAGTTTATGACTGACAATTAATACAAGGATTCAACCCATCACTcaaaaattcaatattattaaCTGGGCATTCGTCTCaccattattttataaatgagtAGACAGATTTAATTGTAAAGACCAAGGCTGTCAAACTCAAGTTTATGTAAATTTGACTCACAAACTTAACTTGAGTAAAGTTTacctattataaaaataatataaaaaaactataaataacatattactcctaaaataataacaattagcattagaaaaatatattataatagaacaaaataatatagttctaacagccaacaaaataaaattataacagaAAGAAGCCATAATATACTATAACAGAGAACACAGACAAAACAGAGAAAAGCCACTCAATCGTCAACGAGTCAACATGGGTGGAAGAGAAAGATGGACTCAAAAATGAAGTAGTCAACTGGGGGATAAGGGAGACGATTTTGAAATTGTGAACAGGAGCATGAAATTCTGAATGGATGATCTTGACGAACTTTTTACAAGAATGGGTGAAATCATGCGAGATAAAATTCAACCCATTGTGCTGCACCTTGCCTTCTAATTCAATTTGCGACTGGGTCGTCGTCTTCAACTTCGTGTCTGATAATGGGTGCTCTTGATTGAAGACATGGGTGACTTCTAGAGAAAATTGCAAGCCTAAGTTTCTGATTTAGTGTTGCCTTAAAACAGAGCCACAACAAGTGTTGTTTGGGACAAATCAAATGGTGCCCAAATGAAATCATGAAATCACCCCTGAACTGCGAGCTTGAGCAAGTCTGAGCGAGCCTGCACATAAAGAATTCTGGAAGCATGTTGGCTAAATGGAGGCTGCTTGGATCATAAACTCGTACAGTTCTGGAGTTAACACTCAATTTTGATAACCTTGATAATGACAGTCATCATCTTTCTATTAACAATATTTAGAGCAATAAAGAGGTAAAACTTATCCTCCTCATTATCATTCCCTGTGCATCAGGAGCTTTTGCACACAAACAAACATCTTACAGTTTCTTATTTTTGAACACTAAACAAAGCAAAAAAGGCTCTCGTTTTTTTTAATCTCCGAACAACTCCAAAGGTGAAATCTTCACAAATTAATTTTGAGCTATTGATATCTTGAAAGATTAAGCTACCCAATGGAATCAGAAATATGAAGTAAATTATAGCTTCAATAGCAAAGCATCGTGCTGATGACCTCGGAAGATAAGAAGCACAAAAGGAAACATAACCAAGattcattcaaattcaaaatcccaTGCAAGATTTTTGCAGACGACATCACGTGATGTGGCCACCATAATGGTGGCCACTGCAACCACATCAAGCTATTATTGCATCACGTGATAACATATACAAGCCCAGCCTGCTAGGTTGTGAACTAACACAAACAGTTCCGTATTCGAGTGAAAACCCTAGATCCCCAAAAATACTTCCCTGCATTcgtatttttaatatatgatgATCTAGTCCACTGATCCACCCACTTGAGCATTTTCATCTCACTCTCCTTTCTGTTAATTCATGTTCAGAACCAACAAACAAACCCATAAGAATTAAGAAGTACCCATTAACATACAGCACACGAACCCACACTTATCCTTTgtggtggaaaaaaaaattaaaccctgatacacaacaaaaataatatgcTGAAAACAAACCTGATTCAACTAAAAGCTTAATGTTGTGCCACAGTAGTAGCTGCAGCACCTTCAAATGAAAAAACCCACTCTAAATTAAATCCTTGAGAAAAAAATCGTAAAAGTATAAAACAAAACGCCCATTGAAATTTGTTGTTAATGGAGGGTCACGGGCaactaaaaaattgaagaaattaatatatgCAATTGAATATTGCAGAGATAAATCTCAAATTGCAAATTCGATTGCGAGGGGACTTACTGAATAATAGTTGGTACCCAATCGAACACAGTCACAGATCTGGTTGATGCTGGTCAATAAATTCCCATGTGCGAGCGAGTTGAATTCAGAGGATGATGATACATTGGGTTATTCGGTTTCGTTTTcgttatgattttattttctgtattttttttaactaaaaaaaacttttcaaacCCATGCTTGTGACTGTTGTTGCAATATGTGGGGTACACGTGTCTTCCATTCTGATATGGCTTGTTTCTATTGGCTAAAGTGGTCAATCTTGATGTATGGTCAATTCCTATTGGCTAGCGTGATCAACATCTCACACGGTGCATCgcatgtttttactttttatgggGTAATTATGATTACGGATAATTATAAGTAgggatgttaaaaaaattgattttgattgaatTGCATTgtaatagaatttaatttaaattggtTTTTTTCTCGAAttgatttgagaaaaaatagtATACTATCTTATAAAATCAAGTCGGTTAATCcaattgttttataaaatcgattatttgaaaaaaaataatttaaaattgatttgatttttaaaatcagttaattttaaattagtttctaaatcagtttaaatatttagatataaaatcaaaccgattaaaataattcataatcaatttggtttgattttttttttactaaactaattttttagcaCCCCTAATCTTAAGGAGATAAGAAgatgattttggttttttttttcttattttgaacgAGGTCCAAAGgcctgaaaataaaaaataaaaataaaataaaatgactacAAACTATCGTAAGAGTAGAAACTCCTACAAGATCAGCTAGAAGCAATGGGGACGACTATTTTAGTATGTATCGTGTTAGATTAGTATAAATAGCCTTGGATTGGATATTGTAAAGGAACTCCATTCGATCGATCAATCAAACAGATTTATTATCTTTCagcatttttatgtttttagtttatcTTTTCATCCATTGTTCTTTTGATATTTTCGTTTTCATCTTATCTAGATGTCAAACCCTCTTTAGAttgtaaacaaaaattaatccaATTAGTAAAAAACAAACTCATGTTCCAAGAGGATGTGGGTTCCTAATATAATGACctttatttttaacttgttttattttttttaaaaccatttttaacttattttatatttttttattctactaAATATACTCTTCTATTATATGAGatgacaatttttaaataaatttaaaacttttactAAACAAAttctaactttaaaaaaattaagttaatgacaaaataaaagattttaaacattttatatgttgtacttaatatttaaatttcttcaattaatattattatgataaaCTATTTTCAAGTCGtcgttacaatattttttttattaattagagtatttttacattttaaaaattaaaagttttaactatctattttaatatatttactatcattaaaataattttatataaataaacttaattttccattatttaattttataaatatacttctcattacacaatttttttttttattttttaaatagtcgGGTCAAATTTAAGTTGTCAATTTTATGATTACAATCATTTGtcataaaaagacaaaaaataaattaataatatatatgtattttgtaTCAAAAGTAGTAGTATATATTACATgtctttgataaaatttaatactttatttattgaaaaacgataaatatttataaatcaaagaaaaatagttgTCATCTTCATGATAAGAGAAGgaataatcataaattattattctgaaataattaataataatacatttcaTAAATCTAAGATGAGAGGGGtaagataatttaaataaattagtgaTGAAGAAATATGACATCATAGACTAATTCTATGGTActttagaaagataaaaaacaatgagatgattttctaaaatattagtGTAATAACTTGTGTATTGTACCAgcgttaaatttataatttatacttttaatgtattttttaattattttaaaatttatatatagatatattagtatatgtgtatataaacATTTAAAAGATATATTGACATAGTAAAAAATGTTCATAtacattattttgatttatataaatatttatttttaaaaatgttatctttataaaatgtatttgcatttgtatctaatttaat
This genomic interval from Glycine max cultivar Williams 82 chromosome 5, Glycine_max_v4.0, whole genome shotgun sequence contains the following:
- the LOC100799063 gene encoding AIM24 domain-containing protein isoform X1, encoding MAAPFFSTPFQPYVYQSPQDAIIPFQILGGEAQVVQIMLKPQEKIIAKPGSMCFMSGSVEMENAYLPENEVGIWQWLFGKTITSIVLRNSGPSDGFVGIAAPYFARILPIDLAMFNGEILCQPDAFLCSVNDVKVSNIVDQRGRNAVASAEGFLRQKLSGQGLAFILAGGSVVQKNLEIGEVLAVDVSSIVAVTSAVNIQIKYNGPARRTMFGGDNAVTAVLTGPGIVFIQSLPFHRFSQRIARAVTSPNMRENPKFFIQIAVFFFLAYVVIVSSLILTDV
- the LOC100799063 gene encoding AIM24 domain-containing protein isoform X2 — translated: MCFMSGSVEMENAYLPENEVGIWQWLFGKTITSIVLRNSGPSDGFVGIAAPYFARILPIDLAMFNGEILCQPDAFLCSVNDVKVSNIVDQRGRNAVASAEGFLRQKLSGQGLAFILAGGSVVQKNLEIGEVLAVDVSSIVAVTSAVNIQIKYNGPARRTMFGGDNAVTAVLTGPGIVFIQSLPFHRFSQRIARAVTSPNMRENPKFFIQIAVFFFLAYVVIVSSLILTDV